Within Cellulophaga sp. L1A9, the genomic segment AGTTTTATTGCCGGAAGCGGCTTCAGAACATGGTGTAGAATATGATAGCTTAATGCTTTGGTCAATGGTTATCATTTTCATTGTACAAACGCTAACGCAAGCTTTATTGCATTACTTCGGTTTTAAATACCGAGGTAAAAAAGAGAACAAAGCTTTATTTTATGCAGATAATGATCGTTTGGAATTTATTTGGACCATTATTCCTGTAATTGTATTGGCGGGTTTAATTCTATGGGGATTATATACTTGGACAACCATCATGGATGTAAATGATGATGATGATCCAGTTGTTGTAGAATTATATGCACAACAATTTAACTGGACGGCTAGATATGCAGGTAGTGATAATGTTTTGGGTGAAGCTAATGTTCGTATGATTGATATTGATCGTGCTAATGTATTAGGATTGGATGAAGCAGACCCTAATGCTACTGATGATATCATTGTTAAAGAATTACACCTTCCAATTGGTAGAAAAGTAAACTTTAAGATGCGTTCACAGGATGTGTTACACTCTGCTTATATGCCTCACTTTAGAGCTCAAATGAATTGTGTTCCTGGTATGATTACTGAGTTTTCTTATACTCCAATATTTACTACTGAAGAAATGCGTTCTAAGCCAGACATTATTGATAAGGTGAAAAGAACAAATGCTATCAGAGCAGAAAGAGCTGCGAAAGGTGAAGACAACTCTGATCCTTGGGAGTTTGACTATATTTTGTTATGTAATAAGATTTGTGGAAAATCTCACTATAACATGCAAATGAAAATTATAGTGGAATCTGAAGAGGATTACAATAAATGGTTAGCTGAACAACAGACGTTTGGTAAAACTATGGTGGCTTCGGCTAAATAAATTAGGCTAGTTAAGAAAATTAATATAAAAAAAATAAGAATTCGATTATGTCAGCAACAGTACATGCACACGAGGATGATCACGCACATGACGATCATGGACATCATCATCATAAAGAGACATTTGTAACAAAATATATCTTTAGTCAAGACCATAAAATGATTGCAAAACAGTATTTGATTACTGGTTTGATCATGGGTGCAATTGGTATTGCAATGTCTATTTTATTTAGAATGCAATTGGCTTGGCCAGGAGAATCTTTTCCTGTTTTTGAAGCAGTTTTGGGCAAATGGGCTCCAGACGGAATTATGGATGCTGATATTTACTTAGCATTGGTAACTATACATGGTACCATCATGGTATTCTTTGTACTTACGGCTGGTCTTAGTGGTACGTTTAGTAACTTACTTATTCCTTTGCAAATTGGAGCACGTGATATGGCTTCTGGTTTCTTAAATATGGTTTCCTATTGGCTGTTCTTTTTATCAGCTATAATAATGATCGGATCTTTATTTCTTGAAGCAGGACCTGCTGCAGCTGGTTGGACGGTTTATCCTCCATTAAGTGCATTGCCTATGGCGCAACCAGGTTCAGGAATGGGTATGACGTTATGGTTGGTTTCAATGGCTATTTTCATTGCATCAAGTTTAATGGGTTCATTAAATTATATCGTAACGGTAATTAACTTAAGAACTAAAGGAATGTCTATGACTAGACTTCCATTATCAATTTGGGCTTTCTTTGTAACAGCTGTGATTGGAGTAATCTCTTTTCCAGTACTATTATCTGCTGCATTATTATTAATAATGGATAGAAGTTTTGGCACTTCATTTTTCTTATCAGATATATTTATTCAAGGAGAAGTTTTACATTATCAAGGAGGATCACCAGTATTATATGAGCACTTATTCTGGTTCTTAGGACACCCAGAGGTTTATATTGTATTATTGCCTGCATTAGGGATTACTTCAGAAGTTATGTCTACCAATGCACGTAAACCAATTTTTGGTTACCGAGCGATGATTGCTTCTATTATTGCAATCGCATTTTTATCGACAATTGTATGGGGTCACCATATGTTTATTTCTGGGATGAATCCATTCTTAGGGTCGGTATTTACATTTACAACCTTATTAATTGCTATTCCATCTGCAGTAAAGTCATTTAATTACATTACGACCTTGTGGAAAGGTAATTTGCAATTGAACCCCGCCATGTTGTTTTCAATAGGTTTGGTCTCTACATTTATTAGTGGTGGTTTAACTGGGATAATTTTAGGAGATAGTACTTTAGATATTAACGTACATGATACGTATTTCGTTATTGCTCACTTTCACTTGGTAATGGGTATTTCTGCATTGTACGGTTTCTTTGCAGGTGTTTATCATTGGTTCCCGAAAATGTTCCATGGTAGAATGATGAATAAAAATTTAGGATATATTCACTTCTGGATTACTGCAGTTTGTGCGTATGGCGTTTTCTTCCCAATGCACTTTGTGGGTATGGCTGGGGTTCCTAGGAGATATTATCAAAATACAGCATTTCCAATGTTTGATGATTTAACAGATGTTCAAATATTAATAACCATGTTTGCTATTGTTGCGGCATTTACACAATTAGTATTTGTTTATAATTTCATCAGCAGTATATTCTATGGTAAAAAAGGACCTCAAAATCCTTGGAAATCAAACACATTAGAATGGACAACACCAATTGAACACATACATGGTAACTGGCCAGGTGAAATTCCTGAAGTACACCGTTGGCCTTATGATTATAGCAAAACAAGAGAAGATGGGGAATATGTAATTCCAGGTCAAGATTTTGTGCCTCAAACAGTTCCTTTACAGGATGATGAAGAGGAAATGAGTCATTAGAAAACATTATAAAATATTTAAAGCCCTTTGTTCAATTACAAAGGGCTTTTTTTATAATTTTAACTCAACTATAAAATGGTTTCATTTTTGCTATATATTAGACGTAACGAAGTGGTTCAAGCACTTTGAATTTCTTTATAGTTGATTTAAACGCATTATTAAACATAAACCAAAGATGAAATTTAGATTAGTAACACTTACCATTTGCCTGTTTTTTATTAACTTTTCTTTCGGTCAGCGTAAACCAAAAATACGAGGGAGTAGAGTAGTGATAGAAACTACCCAAGAATTAGAGCCTTTTACTGCTATAGAATTAAATGATGACCTAGATATTGTTCTAAGAAAAGCATCAGATTGTGGCTATAACTTAATTATAGATGATAATTTGGTAGATATATTAAAATTCAGGGTTGAAGATGAAACCTTAAAAATAAGTTCTTTCTATAATATAGCTGCTAAAAAGAAGATGGAGATTACGGTGTTTTATAACACACTAAATGCGCTTACAATGGTGGATGGAAAGATAGAGATGAAAGATCTTATTACTACAGATGCCTTGTCTATAAATACCTATGGATCTTCTAAGCTTCAATTAAATGTAGATGCCCAAATTGTGGATGTATTGATGTTAGATAATAGTTTTGCCGAATTAAATGTTGTGGCAGACACTTTAAATATGTCTTTTAAAGACAGAGTTGATGCTGAAATATTTGCGACAACAAAAGCTCAAAATCTAGATATGTATAAAAATGCTCAGTTGAAAATTAATGGGAATACTGAAAGTATGAGCATTCATCTTTTTGAGAATGCTAGTTTAAAAGCTAATGAGTTAGATGCGGGTGACGTTAGTTTGGCACTAGAAGCATCTTCTAGTGCTTATATCAACGTGTTTAACAACTTTACCTTAAGTTCTAAGGATTCTGGTAAAACTTATCTTTACGGGCCTGCAGCAATCACTATAACTGATTTTTTAAACACCTCTCAACTCAATAAACGATAGCTTATTTTGCGATAGGTGCAGTAATTAGATGGTCTGGAATTCCAAATCCGTCTACGAGAACGTTTACATGAGGCCGCAACTCCGTACAGATGCGTTCTACACGTTGTCTTATGGCTTTTGATTTGCTGCCTCCAATATACCCTTGTTCTAAATACCAGCTGGCGTCTGTTCTAATTTCATGTAAGGCATGCAATGTTCCTAGTTTTTGAAAAAGTATCTTGTTTTTCTCATCCTCTATTGTTTCTGTGAAATTAGAATATATCTCATAGGATAGTTGGCAACTATATGCCTTACCTAAAGCCAATAAATGTGTTTGTACTTTTAAAAATGCTTGGTAGGAAGGGATTCCGTTTTTAATATATTCACGAATACGCATGGCGAGTGTGTAGGTTAATCTTCTTGTACGGTATTCAAACGCATGTTTGTGAAATTTTGGATTGTACAAATGTTCAGGATCGGTCTTCCCGCTATAGATAGGATTAATCGTTGTTAATTTGTCGTTTAATTGGGATGTTAATAGCTTTAATACTGATGCAAAACCAGCACTATTAAATTCAGCCTTAAAATCTGACAGGACGCCTTTAGCGGCTAATTGCAGTAATACATTGTTATCACCCTCAAATGTGGTAAAAATATCTACATCACCCTTTAAATCGGCAATGCGATTTTCAATGAGGTATCCTTTGCCGCCACAAGCTTCTCTACATTCTTGAATGGTGTCATTTGCAAACCAAGTGATGATAGATTTTAGACCAGCAACTTGTGTTTCAATTTCACGTTTATCAGTTTTAGTATCGTCACTATACAGTTTCATAATATGTTGTAGCGTTACATCATATACATAGGCTTTTGCAATGGGTGGTGTTAATCGCAATTGATGACTTGGGTAGTCCATCAATAAATCTTCTTGTATTTTTTTATTGTCATTAAACTGTCTTCGCTTTAAAGCATGTTTAACGGCAATGGTTAATGCTTTTTTGGCACCACCCAAGCCTGCTCTTGCAACACAAATTCTTCCTCCCACCAAAGTGCCAAGCATGGTAAAAAAGCGTTTGTTAGGGTTTTCTATTTCTGAATGATAGGTACCATCCTCTTTAATGTCACCATATTTATTTAATAAATTTTTTCTAGGAACAAGTACTTGGTTGAACCATATTTTACCATTGTCAACACCATTTAACCCAAGCTTATATCCGTTATCTTCAATTTTTACCCCAGGAAGCAATTCATGATTTTCGTTTCGGATGGGAACTAAAATAGCATGCACGCCTTCATTTTTACCATTCACAATAAGTTGTGCAAAAACGGAAGCCATAGTAGAATCAAGCGCGTTGCCTATATATTCTTTATTGTCATTTTCTCCAGGAGTATGAAGTATGATGCTATCTGTTTCTTTTTCATATGTTGCTGTGGTTTTTATACCACGTACATTGGATCCGTGACCAGTTTCAGTCATTGCAAAACACCCGAGTAATTCTGCTTTTCCTGTTTTTTCTAAATAGAGGTCATGATGGTATTTAGTGCCTAATTTCTGAATACTACCTCCAAAGAGTCCAAATTGTACGCCAAACTTGATCGCTAAACTCCCATCAACATACATGATATTTTCAAAGATAAAAGCATAGCCGGGCATATCTTCAATTCCTCCATATGCTGCAGGGTAAGCCATTGCGCCATAGTTTTCTGCAGCTAGGTGCTTTACTTGGTTTAAGACTTTCGTTCTGAAATCTTCTTTCTTTCGGAGAACCTCCCAATTAAAAATAGGGTTTTTTAAGGCCTCATGAAATTTAGTAATACTAGTTGCAAATTCACCTTTAAGTATCGCATCAAGTTCTTTGGCTTGGTAATAAGTAGATGTTGCTTCATGCAGGACTTCAATGTTAAATAAATGATGGTAATGATTTGGTTGAATGCCTAAGTTTAATTCAATATGTTGCAACTGTTTGTTCTCTGGAGTCTCTGAAAAATAATAATCAGCCAGTCTTTTAGATAAGCTAGCCAGAGGGAATGCATCTTGCTCAATCAATTTTATATCGGCACTGTCAATCGTATGTTTCCACGATTTAATCTGCTCGGTTGAGGGTTTATTATTTTTATTTAACCAACCTGCTAAGGTTTTTTTATCAGCAGATGTTAAAGCTTCATCCTTCTCAAATGCTGCTTTAACGATATTAATTTCTGATGCAGAAAGTAGATTATCAGACCAGATTACATAGAAGAAGGGAATATATTGTAAAACACCTAAGGTATAATTGTTCTTTTTCATACGATGAAAATACGATTTTCTATTCATAAATAATAAGAAATAGTAGCTTTAGAAGTGTCTTAATTTTGCGCTATCTTTGTGGTCTATGAATGAGCATTTAGACCCTACAAATGAAAACTTTACTCCTGAAGAAGTAGATATAGACAAAGCGCTGAGGCCCATAAGTTTTTCTGACTTTACGGGTCAAGATCAAATTTTGGAGAACCTAAAGATTTTTGTAGAAGCAGCTAACTTACGTGGTGAAGCTTTGGATCATACGCTTTTTCATGGCCCTCCAGGACTAGGGAAAACTACTTTAGCACATATACTTGCTAATGAACTTGGTGTAGGAATAAAAATTACCTCTGGTCCTGTTTTAGATAAACCAGGTGATTTAGCCGGGTTATTGACGAACCTAGATGAACGTGATGTGCTTTTTATTGATGAAATACACCGTTTAAGCCCTATTGTAGAAGAATATTTGTATTCTGCAATGGAAGATTATAAGATTGATATTATGATTGAAACAGGACCGAATGCGCGTTCTGTACAGATAAATTTAAACCCGTTTACCTTAATTGGTGCAACAACACGTTCTGGTTTGCTAACGGCTCCAATGCGTGCGCGTTTCGGAATTCAGAGTAGATTACAGTATTATTCTTCAGAACTCCTAGCTACCATTGTGACCAGAAGTTCCGAAATTTTAAAGATGCCTATTACTAGTGAGGCTGCAGCAGAAATTGCTGGGCGAAGTAGAGGAACACCTCGTATTTGTAATGCTTTGTTGCGAAGAGTTCGGGATTTTGCTCAGATTAAAGGAAATGGTAAAATTGATATAGAAATCTCTCGTTTTGCTTTAAAAGCCTTGAATGTAGATGCTCATGGTTTAGATGAAATGGATAATAAGATTCTCTTAACCTTGATTGATAAATTCAAAGGTGGCCCCGTAGGAATTTCTACTTTGGCAACCGCAGTTTCTGAAAGTGCAGAAACTATAGAGGAAGTTTATGAACCTTTTTTAATTCAAGAAGGTTTTATTATGCGTACCCCAAGAGGTCGGGAAGTAACAGAATTAGCGTATAAACATTTAGGACGTATAAAAGGAAGTGTTCAAGGAGGATTATTTTAATGCAAAATACACCAATAATCTCATGGTTTGAAGTACTCAGGAATAGTAAAAAAATTCTAGAGAATCCTTTGCCATTCCATCGTAAAAATTTTGAAAAGCTTGGAAATACATTTCGTGTGCCAGTTGGATTTAGTGGTGAGCTTGCATTTACACGTAACCCAAAATTAATAAAGCATATTCTTCAAAAGCAACATCGTAAATACCATAAGTCATCATTACAAACTAAAGATTTAGCCAAGTATATTGGGCATGGAATCTTAACTTCAAACGGAGAGCATTGGCGTACACATAGGAGAATGGTGCAACCTGCATTTCATAAAAAGAAGTTGCGCAATTTAATGGGAACTATCCGTGAAGCCATCTTATTGGAAATAAAAGATTTACCAATAGCTGAGCCTATAGATGTATACCCTATCATGAGTAATTTGGCCTTTCAAGTAGTTGCTAAATCACTGTTTAGTAGTGATGATATTCAAGAAGAAATGTCTCAGCTGCAATACATCACGGAAACCAATCAGAGAATGCTGATCAAGGAGATGCGACAGCCGTATTTAAATTGGTGGTTTCATTTAAGTGGGAAAATAAAAAAGCACTTAAATTTAGCCAAAGACGGGCAAGCTATTTTGCATGAACTGATTGAAGAGCGTAGAAACTCGGCAGTAGAAAAAGACGATTTATTAGACATGTTATTGCAGGCCAGATACGAGGATGGTACGGCAATGGCTAAAGCGCAATTGATAGATGAAGTGCTTATTTTATTTACGGCAGGTCATGAAACAACAGCAAATGCATTGAGTTTTTTAATATTTTCACTTGCAAAACATCCAGAAATTCAAGAAAAAGCCTACCAAGAGATTAAGAATATTTCTTTAGAAAGCGATGATGTATTAACGCAGGTTTTAGAACTGAAATATATTCAGCAATGTATAGAAGAGGCAATGCGTTTGTATCCGCCAGCGTATATTATAGATCGTGTAGCAATAGCCGATGATGAATTTGAGGGGTTGAGTATTCCTAAAGATTCTTTGATTTTAATGAGTATCTACGAGATACATAGAAATGAGGATTTTTGGGAAGCACCGAACGAATTTAACCCAGACCGTTTTGAAGCCTCAAAGAAGAAAGAATATCAAGAGTATTATTATCCTTTCGGGGCAGGTCCTAGAATGTGCGTAGGGAATAATTTTGCAATGTATGAAATGATCATTGCGGTTACAGAACTGCTGCAAAAATATAAAATGACTACTGCTTTAACAGCGGTTACTATTAATCCGTTAATTTCTTTAAAGCCAGAAAACGTCTTAATTAGTTTTACAGCTAGAAACTAAAAAAGCCACAGATTCCTGTGGCTTTTAATCTCATCTAAATTCTAAGTTATTTTAGAATTGCATTCTCATCAGAGAATTTTTTATAGCTGAAGTAAACAGCTCCGATTGCAAAAGCAATAAGTGATATTAATATTACGAAATATTGCATCATATCAATGGTTCCTGCCATAATTTCTTTAACCCCTAAGCCAATATTTAAAACAGGAATCAATACAGTGGTCCAGTTTAATTCTATGCCAGGCATCATGGCCATTACCAAAGGAATAATGATAAGTATGATGATTGGCGACGCTTTACTTTGTGCCTCCTTAAATGAGGTAGCACCAGCAACCAAAGCAATGATGAAACCAGATAAGAATAAAGAAAACGGGATCAATAATAATAAGATTAAGGTTATCGATTGAAAATTAAGCATTTCACTAATTACCGATTTAAACGAATCCGGAATTCCATCAAAAAGTTTCAGTCCAACGATAAGTCCTATTAAGTTTAATAGCGCAGGGATAAAGCCAAGTAGAGAGGCTACAATAGCTTTTCCTAGTAATACCTTAAATTTTGAAATAGGTAAGGATAAGGTTGTTTCAATAGTTTTTCGTTCTTTTTCTCCCGTTACTAAATCTACAGCCGCAAGCAAACAACCACCCCACATAGTTAGGATAAAAAGGTAAGGGATAAAGCCACCTATTCTTTTTCCAATAACTTCTTTTTGTTCGCCGACCTCAATATAATTTTCTGTAAAAGGGGTCATTTTCTGTGTTGGAATGTGTAGAATAGCAATCCGTTCTTCTTTTAATTTAGCATTGAAAGTTTCAATTAATTTGGTGATCCTATTGTTTACATTCTCTTTAGATCCATTTCTGAAGATTTGCACTTCGCCTGTGTTTAATTGATCCATTTGTGTACTCCAATCCGCAGGAAAAACAATAGCGGTTTGTATACTTTCATCGGCTATTAACGCTTTAAAATCTTCAACCTTATTATAAGTGGTTACTTTGTTTAAAGTATCTGCGGCAATAAGAGCAGAAAATTCAGCCGGGGCATTAACGAGACCTATTTCAACTGTTTTTTCTTGTTGTTGTTTCTCAATCATTTCCGTCACTTTCATCGCGCCGAAAATTAAAATAGGAACTAATAGTGTGGGTAAAACAATAGAATTAATAATTGTTTTCTTATCTCTAAGAAGCTCTGTTAGTTCTTTTTTTATAATTATAAATAAGTCGTTCATCTTAAGCTTCTTTTACGCGATTAATAAATTCTTGAGTTAAATTGGCAGCTTTCATTTCACCTTTGAAATTCTCAAAAGTATCATTGTAGATGATAGATCCTTTATTAATAATAGCCAGATCGTCACAGAGTAAGTCTACTTCGCTCATAATATGTGAGGAAAATATAACCGTTTTGTTATTTTCTTTGGATTCGCGAATTAAATCAATAATACTTTCTGCAGTAATAACATCAAGACCAGAAGTAGGTTCATCAAAGATTAAAACTTCGGGATCATGAATTAGCGTACGTGCAATAGAAACTTTTTGTTTCATACCTGTACTCATTTGTCCTATTCTTTTTTTTCTAAATTCGTTAATTCCGAGTTTTTCAAATAGGTATTCTTTGCGTTCTGAAAGTTGTGCATTTGGAATTTTATATAGTTTCCCGAAGAATTCAATAGTCTCATCAGGATTTAAACGTTCGTATAAACCTGTAGAGCCTGTTAAAAACCCTATTCTTTTTTTTACTTCATCATTTCCTTTTGAAATATCAATACCATCTACAATGGCAGTTCCTGACGTAGGATTGATAATTCCAGCAATCATACGAAGTGTGGTTGTCTTTCCTGCGCCATTTGCGCCAAGCAGTGAGAATATTCTTCCTGGCTTACAATCAAAAGAAATAGAATTCACAGCATTCACTGTGGTGGACTCTTTTTTAAATCCTTTTTTCGTAGTAACGACAAAAGATTTGGTTAGATTTTCAATATGTATCATCTTAGTTGTTTAATTTGGTACGCTTAGTTAGTGTGTAAAAAGTTTATTTGTTACAGTAAATCTCTATTTTTTAGAAATAAATCGCAAAATCAAACTTAAGGGTTTTTTTTCAGAGCTGAATTAGAAAGGCATATACTATTAGATATTAAATGAATACAAGGGAAAAGCATAGTGATTTGATAAAAGCCGAAGCCATACGACTTGGGTTTCTATCTTGTGGTATTTCTAAAGCTGATTTTTTAGAAGAGGAAGCACCTCGATTAGAAAAATGGTTAAAAAATAATAGGAATGGAGAAATGCAGTATATGGAGAATCATTTTGACAAACGACTAGACCCGCGTTTGTTAGTTGAAGATGCTAAATCTGTTATTTCATTAACTTTAAACTATTATCCAGAAGAACAGCAAATTGATGATACGTATAAAATTTCTAAATACGCGTATGGTCATGATTATCACCATGTGATTAAAGGAAAACTTAAACAGCTACAAGAATTTATTTCTGAAGAGATAGGAGAAGTAGGTGGTAGGGCTTTTGTAGACTCTGCTCCGGTTCTTGATAAGGCTTGGGCGGCAAAAAGTGGTTTAGGTTGGATTGGAAAGCATAGTAATTTACTGACCCAAAAGACAGGTTCTTTTTATTTTATTGCAGAATTAATTGTAGATTTAGATTTGACTTACGATCATCCCGTGACAGATCATTGTGGTACGTGTACAGCGTGTATAGATGCATGCCCAACACAAGCAATAGTTCAGCCTTATGTCGTTGATGGAAGCAAATGTATTTCTTATTTTACCATTGAATTGAAAAATGAGATTCCGCAAGAGTTTCAAGGTAAGTTTGATGATTGGGCGTTTGGTTGTGATGTCTGTCAAGATGTGTGTCCCTGGAATCGGTTTTCAAAACCACATAGTGAACCTTTGTTTAATCCGCATCCTGATTTACTGTCCTTAACTAAAAAAGATTGGGAGGAAATTACAGATGATGTTTTTAAAAAAGTCTTTCAAAAATCAGCCGTGAAAAGAACGAAATACGCTGGATTAACCCGAAATATTGATTTCCTAAAATAATTTTGGAAAAACTATAACGATTTCGTTTTTTTATTCTTGTATTTTTCAGCATTAAAACTTCCGGTATTTTAATAAAGTGTTATCTTCAATGGCGAATAATAGGAAATATGTAAAATTCTAGAAGTATTTTCAGAATAACATAATTTCAATAGTGGCCTAACTACACGTTATGAAAATAAAAAAACCAAACTTAACTTTTTGGCAAATCTTTAATATGAATGTTGGTTTCCTAGGAATTCAATACAGTTTCGGGTTACAACAGACGGCTATAAATCCTATATTTTTATATTTAGGAGCTCCAGAAGATTTGCTTCCTATCTTAAATATCGCGGGTCCTGTAACAGGATTAATTGTACAGCCTATAATTGGGGCAATTTCAGATAAAACGTGGTCTCCAAAATGGGGGAGACGGAAACCTTTCTTTTTAATTGGGGCAATTTTAGGAAGTCTTTGTTTATTTGCCTTTCCTTTTAGTCCAACATTGTGGTTTGCTGTTGGGTTATTATGGCTCTTAGATGTAGGTAATAATATGGCTATGGAACCTTACCGCGCTTTCGTTGGCGATAAATTACCTGAAAAGCAATTGAGCTTAGGGTACCAAATGCAAAGTTTGTTTGTGGGTGGAGGTATTTTATTAGCGACCTTATCTATTGTGCTATTTCAACAATGGTTTGGTGGAGCTATTGAAGTGGAAGGAACTATACCAAAGTGGTTGTATTATTCCTTCTTTATTGGGGCATTTTTGTCGATAACAACCATTTTATGGTCTGTATTGAAAACTCCAGAAATTCCACCATCTGAAGATGAAATGAAAGAAATAAATGCGCATAGAGGATTGTCTTTTGTAGCGCGTGTAAAAATGCCATTTATAGAAATAAGTAAAGCAATTAAAGAAATGCCACGTTTTATGTGGATGCTTTCTGTTGTTTACCTATTTCAGTGGTATGCCTTATTTATATACTGGCAATTTATAACCCCTTTGTTTAAAACAACAATGGGTTTTGACATCTCTACAGCAACATCACAGTCCGCGAAAATGAGTCTGACTTATAATATCGTAACTGCTGTGGTAGCATTAGTTTTAGTGCCTTTAACCTTAAAATTTGGAGGGAAGAAAATTTATGCTTTGAGTTTATTTGGTACTGGCTTGGCTTTATTTGCAATCCCTTATATATCTGATCCTCTTTTAGTTTTATTACCGATGGTTTTATTTGGTATTGGTTGGGCAGCAATGATGGGCATACCGTATACAATGGTTTCTAAAATTGTACCACAAGATCGCAGAGGGGTATATATGGGTATTTTAAATATGATGATTGTTATTCCGATGGGAATTCAAACTGTAACTTTTGGACCAATATTTAAGAACTTTTTAGGCAGTAGTGCAGTAAATGCAATACTTTTTGGTGGTGTGTTCTTTATTTTAGCTGCAATTTTTGCATTGCGATTGAAAGTTCCAAAAACTGAAATAGATTCTTAATCGTGAATAAGAAACATAGGATATTTTATAAAGGTATTAATAGATGTTAATGCCTTTTTTTTATTCTAAATACGTGGGCACTTAAAAAGAATACGTGTAAATTTGTTTTTCAATTAATTAGAATATGAGCACAGAATCTAAACGTAGAGAAGCATTAGTATATCATGCGAAACCTCAACCCGGAAAAATAAAAATTGTCCCGACAAAACCTTATGCTACCCAGCGCGACTTGGCTTTAGCATATTCTCCCGGAGTTG encodes:
- a CDS encoding cytochrome P450; translation: MQNTPIISWFEVLRNSKKILENPLPFHRKNFEKLGNTFRVPVGFSGELAFTRNPKLIKHILQKQHRKYHKSSLQTKDLAKYIGHGILTSNGEHWRTHRRMVQPAFHKKKLRNLMGTIREAILLEIKDLPIAEPIDVYPIMSNLAFQVVAKSLFSSDDIQEEMSQLQYITETNQRMLIKEMRQPYLNWWFHLSGKIKKHLNLAKDGQAILHELIEERRNSAVEKDDLLDMLLQARYEDGTAMAKAQLIDEVLILFTAGHETTANALSFLIFSLAKHPEIQEKAYQEIKNISLESDDVLTQVLELKYIQQCIEEAMRLYPPAYIIDRVAIADDEFEGLSIPKDSLILMSIYEIHRNEDFWEAPNEFNPDRFEASKKKEYQEYYYPFGAGPRMCVGNNFAMYEMIIAVTELLQKYKMTTALTAVTINPLISLKPENVLISFTARN
- a CDS encoding ABC transporter permease; protein product: MNDLFIIIKKELTELLRDKKTIINSIVLPTLLVPILIFGAMKVTEMIEKQQQEKTVEIGLVNAPAEFSALIAADTLNKVTTYNKVEDFKALIADESIQTAIVFPADWSTQMDQLNTGEVQIFRNGSKENVNNRITKLIETFNAKLKEERIAILHIPTQKMTPFTENYIEVGEQKEVIGKRIGGFIPYLFILTMWGGCLLAAVDLVTGEKERKTIETTLSLPISKFKVLLGKAIVASLLGFIPALLNLIGLIVGLKLFDGIPDSFKSVISEMLNFQSITLILLLLIPFSLFLSGFIIALVAGATSFKEAQSKASPIIILIIIPLVMAMMPGIELNWTTVLIPVLNIGLGVKEIMAGTIDMMQYFVILISLIAFAIGAVYFSYKKFSDENAILK
- a CDS encoding ABC transporter ATP-binding protein codes for the protein MIHIENLTKSFVVTTKKGFKKESTTVNAVNSISFDCKPGRIFSLLGANGAGKTTTLRMIAGIINPTSGTAIVDGIDISKGNDEVKKRIGFLTGSTGLYERLNPDETIEFFGKLYKIPNAQLSERKEYLFEKLGINEFRKKRIGQMSTGMKQKVSIARTLIHDPEVLIFDEPTSGLDVITAESIIDLIRESKENNKTVIFSSHIMSEVDLLCDDLAIINKGSIIYNDTFENFKGEMKAANLTQEFINRVKEA
- the queG gene encoding tRNA epoxyqueuosine(34) reductase QueG, yielding MNTREKHSDLIKAEAIRLGFLSCGISKADFLEEEAPRLEKWLKNNRNGEMQYMENHFDKRLDPRLLVEDAKSVISLTLNYYPEEQQIDDTYKISKYAYGHDYHHVIKGKLKQLQEFISEEIGEVGGRAFVDSAPVLDKAWAAKSGLGWIGKHSNLLTQKTGSFYFIAELIVDLDLTYDHPVTDHCGTCTACIDACPTQAIVQPYVVDGSKCISYFTIELKNEIPQEFQGKFDDWAFGCDVCQDVCPWNRFSKPHSEPLFNPHPDLLSLTKKDWEEITDDVFKKVFQKSAVKRTKYAGLTRNIDFLK
- a CDS encoding MFS transporter; its protein translation is MKIKKPNLTFWQIFNMNVGFLGIQYSFGLQQTAINPIFLYLGAPEDLLPILNIAGPVTGLIVQPIIGAISDKTWSPKWGRRKPFFLIGAILGSLCLFAFPFSPTLWFAVGLLWLLDVGNNMAMEPYRAFVGDKLPEKQLSLGYQMQSLFVGGGILLATLSIVLFQQWFGGAIEVEGTIPKWLYYSFFIGAFLSITTILWSVLKTPEIPPSEDEMKEINAHRGLSFVARVKMPFIEISKAIKEMPRFMWMLSVVYLFQWYALFIYWQFITPLFKTTMGFDISTATSQSAKMSLTYNIVTAVVALVLVPLTLKFGGKKIYALSLFGTGLALFAIPYISDPLLVLLPMVLFGIGWAAMMGIPYTMVSKIVPQDRRGVYMGILNMMIVIPMGIQTVTFGPIFKNFLGSSAVNAILFGGVFFILAAIFALRLKVPKTEIDS